A DNA window from Vibrio algicola contains the following coding sequences:
- a CDS encoding type II secretion system F family protein — MNLESKFFNLEKQGVLLYQILRLSKVGINQREIASQLVQYGSSIEKKIGNEIFTAIDNGDTFSSALKPWFNRIVWESILAGEISGDWNNGIKHAIETIHLQNVSTIVLIKTLMKPILGLIGLLFACACSYWYFFPMMSGLLPMAHWGGMSIAAYKFGYFWATYGSILLGVFLSTIITIMIMLPLAPIANGRLRQLLDLLPIFSHYRLILATNLFRSMSNLTRAGIPLLEAIEHIEKDTSLYMKWHLSLAQDNINTGNENIGDILNTGLIDEQNIRTLKILGTTGDLFHIFLNASELHSSLLESKMLNMKVWGANIIKIVGLIIGLITGGGIAQLITDMVTNIHI, encoded by the coding sequence ATGAACCTGGAAAGTAAATTTTTTAATCTCGAAAAACAGGGGGTTTTACTCTATCAAATCCTAAGATTGTCAAAGGTTGGTATTAATCAACGTGAAATTGCGAGCCAATTAGTTCAATACGGAAGTAGCATTGAAAAAAAAATTGGGAACGAAATATTCACCGCCATTGATAATGGGGATACGTTTTCTTCTGCACTGAAACCCTGGTTTAACCGAATAGTATGGGAAAGCATTCTCGCAGGTGAAATAAGTGGGGATTGGAATAATGGCATTAAGCATGCCATTGAAACGATACACCTACAAAATGTCTCAACAATCGTACTAATTAAAACTCTAATGAAGCCAATATTAGGTCTAATAGGCTTACTCTTTGCCTGTGCCTGTTCCTATTGGTATTTTTTCCCGATGATGAGCGGTTTGTTACCAATGGCTCACTGGGGGGGGATGTCTATTGCTGCTTATAAGTTCGGCTATTTTTGGGCCACGTATGGCTCTATTTTATTAGGCGTATTTTTGTCTACGATCATAACCATCATGATCATGCTTCCATTAGCTCCGATTGCAAACGGTCGATTACGACAGTTATTAGACCTATTACCAATTTTTTCACACTATCGATTAATTTTAGCGACTAATCTATTTCGATCTATGTCTAATCTAACTCGTGCTGGTATTCCGTTACTTGAAGCGATTGAACACATAGAAAAAGATACCAGTCTTTATATGAAATGGCACTTGTCATTAGCCCAAGACAACATTAATACGGGAAATGAAAACATTGGTGATATTTTAAACACAGGGTTAATTGACGAGCAAAATATCCGAACCTTAAAAATTTTAGGGACGACAGGAGATTTATTCCATATTTTCCTAAACGCATCCGAACTACACAGCTCTCTACTGGAGTCTAAAATGCTGAACATGAAAGTTTGGGGAGCCAATATCATAAAAATCGTGGGCTTAATCATTGGTCTTATCACAGGCGGAGGGATCGCTCAATTAATTACCGATATGGTTACAAATATTCACATTTAA
- a CDS encoding GspE/PulE family protein yields MEKLLIDDKLRNFYYTSPLAIAVTSGKILVTDYSISTIDGIRDHIKNNDLLANGHYLGQLLSIEKVSKGIIDGFLDGGLNRTSIKKDIESGSETLLGESYKDILTKAANLGCSDIHLELYETELQIYAEIDGIRRELIPTIPDAEHGHRLFSYIWTSKAKNKDSDYIRHTPNNGSLEENLLITGDMRLTNWRASYIPTNKGGKVTLRWLNKNVSLPQLTEIGWTPGHVAAYKEYLNFASGVCVIAGKTGSGKSTTLACGLKLLDKSRAVHTLEDPVEFNLGIPQTLVNPNKTINDEAEARGAAYYSKVLLRHAVNVEMHGEIRDHKGAMELIRKGETGQLMFTTVHTSSALGIAPTFIEQFNVSASVMSAPDLMRLWIYQTLIRTLCSECSFTQAQAQHYYDTQDSEEDNLYFEQLKIHTARLCGNEINNIRYKNPNGCHCCGYEGEKGRTAVVEMIVLDDEDREFIFSRNYLGWKEALLAKGFKDVRWHTITKIKAGLIDIDTASKRVNNLLPVAAKEVYSSFIDTINESVATKSEPGTTEVSTSDGLDFEEEKFLPVLSEVMNEPGK; encoded by the coding sequence ATGGAAAAGTTGTTAATTGACGATAAGTTACGAAATTTCTATTACACCTCACCACTCGCAATCGCAGTAACCAGTGGGAAAATATTGGTGACTGATTATTCAATATCCACTATTGATGGTATTCGTGATCACATCAAAAATAATGATTTACTGGCTAATGGTCACTATCTAGGTCAGCTACTTAGTATCGAAAAGGTATCTAAGGGGATCATTGATGGCTTTTTAGATGGTGGATTAAATCGTACATCGATAAAAAAAGATATCGAATCTGGTTCTGAAACTCTGCTCGGTGAGAGTTATAAGGATATTTTAACCAAGGCGGCAAATTTAGGTTGTTCGGATATTCACCTTGAATTGTATGAAACTGAACTGCAAATTTACGCTGAGATTGATGGAATACGTCGAGAGCTAATTCCTACCATTCCAGATGCAGAGCATGGTCATCGTTTATTTAGTTATATCTGGACCTCAAAAGCAAAAAATAAAGATTCTGATTATATACGCCACACCCCAAACAATGGGTCCTTAGAGGAAAATCTTCTCATTACTGGTGATATGAGATTAACAAACTGGCGCGCCAGTTATATACCGACAAATAAGGGCGGTAAAGTGACGCTACGCTGGCTCAATAAAAACGTCAGCTTACCTCAACTTACAGAGATTGGTTGGACACCAGGACATGTGGCGGCATATAAGGAATATTTAAACTTTGCCTCTGGTGTCTGTGTTATCGCAGGTAAAACCGGTTCAGGAAAATCTACTACCCTCGCTTGTGGGTTAAAACTTCTCGATAAAAGTCGAGCTGTTCACACCTTAGAAGATCCCGTTGAATTTAATCTAGGCATCCCTCAAACCCTAGTCAATCCAAATAAAACTATTAATGATGAAGCGGAAGCGAGGGGGGCCGCCTATTATTCAAAAGTTTTACTGCGTCATGCGGTGAATGTTGAGATGCATGGTGAAATTCGTGATCACAAGGGTGCGATGGAACTCATCCGCAAAGGTGAGACGGGTCAGCTAATGTTTACAACCGTTCATACCAGTTCGGCGCTAGGCATAGCACCCACATTTATTGAGCAATTTAACGTATCTGCATCGGTGATGTCTGCACCTGATCTCATGCGTTTGTGGATCTATCAAACATTAATTAGAACATTATGTTCTGAGTGTTCATTTACCCAAGCACAAGCACAACACTATTATGATACACAGGATAGTGAGGAGGATAATTTGTATTTTGAGCAATTAAAAATACATACGGCTCGACTGTGTGGCAACGAAATAAACAATATTCGATACAAAAACCCAAATGGCTGTCATTGCTGTGGCTATGAAGGGGAAAAGGGACGAACCGCTGTTGTTGAAATGATTGTGCTCGATGATGAGGACCGAGAATTTATTTTCAGTCGAAATTATCTAGGTTGGAAAGAGGCACTCCTTGCCAAGGGCTTCAAAGATGTTCGATGGCATACCATTACTAAAATAAAGGCCGGGTTGATTGATATTGATACGGCATCAAAACGGGTAAATAATTTATTGCCTGTGGCTGCTAAGGAAGTTTACTCATCATTTATAGATACAATAAATGAAAGTGTCGCAACTAAAAGTGAGCCTGGCACAACCGAAGTATCTACAAGTGATGGACTTGATTTTGAAGAGGAGAAATTTTTACCTGTTCTTAGTGAGGTGATGAATGAACCTGGAAAGTAA